From a region of the Phaseolus vulgaris cultivar G19833 chromosome 6, P. vulgaris v2.0, whole genome shotgun sequence genome:
- the LOC137832263 gene encoding probable aspartic proteinase GIP2: MASSSLLLPLSLALLCLLSATSSAYKSSLTLPVTKDHSTHQYYTTLSYGTPVEAANFVLDLGGSSLWVDCASRTAPSASLSPIFHRSVRCLTAKGPEIETHRWLSSLANPVDQDQACQIPAENSITGKRVGEGELVEDLFQPSHQLLFTCSPTLLLNGLAAGAKGMVGLDRSRTSFSSQVFHTLGTQRKITLCLSPSSGVVQFGNVAHESQPGSEILRSLTFTPLLTNPDQNHPSINVNSVKINGKKVSFDAPLGGGAQLSTVVPYTTLQTSIFANFESAYLKAASILNMSRVSPVSPFGLCFSSNGVGSSQMGPNVPVIDLVLQSEMVKWSIHGRNSMVQVSKDVMCLGFVDGGENPRNPIVIGGYQLEDVLVQFDFDTSMVGFSPSLLTRHASCSDFKSGSSAQPISV; this comes from the coding sequence ATGGCTTCCTCTTCCCTCCTTCTCCCGCTCTCTCTCGCCCTTCTCTGCCTTCTCTCTGCTACCTCTTCTGCCTACAAGTCTTCTCTAACCCTCCCCGTCACCAAAGACCATTCTACGCACCAGTACTACACCACCCTCTCTTACGGCACCCCTGTTGAGGCCGCAAACTTTGTGCTTGATCTCGGTGGCTCATCTCTCTGGGTTGATTGTGCTTCCCGAACCGCCCCTTCTGCATCTCTCTCTCCCATTTTCCACCGTTCAGTTCGCTGCCTCACAGCCAAGGGTCCTGAAATCGAGACCCACAGGTGGCTCTCCAGCCTTGCCAACCCTGTGGATCAAGACCAAGCGTGTCAGATTCCTGCGGAGAACAGCATCACGGGAAAAAGGGTCGGCGAAGGAGAGCTTGTGGAAGACCTCTTTCAACCGTCTCACCAGCTTCTCTTCACCTGCTCACCCACCCTTCTCTTGAACGGTTTGGCCGCCGGGGCTAAAGGCATGGTGGGTCTCGACAGATCTCGCACCTCTTTCTCGTCTCAGGTTTTTCACACCCTTGGAACCCAGAGAAAAATCACTCTTTGCCTCTCCCCATCTTCTGGGGTTGTTCAATTTGGGAACGTGGCGCACGAATCCCAACCCGGCTCCGAAATCCTCAGATCTCTCACCTTCACGCCGCTGCTCACCAACCCAGACCAGAACCACCCTTCCATCAACGTTAATTCCGTCAAAATCAACGGAAAAAAGGTTTCTTTCGATGCCCCGTTGGGCGGGGGGGCTCAGCTGAGCACGGTGGTGCCCTACACCACGCTCCAAACCTCGATCTTCGCCAACTTCGAGAGCGCGTATTTGAAAGCTGCTTCGATTTTGAACATGAGCAGAGTGAGTCCCGTTTCCCCCTTTGGACTCTGTTTTTCGTCCAACGGCGTAGGAAGCTCACAAATGGGACCCAATGTGCCGGTTATCGATCTGGTGTTACAGAGCGAGATGGTTAAGTGGAGTATCCACGGAAGAAACTCGATGGTGCAGGTGAGCAAAGATGTTATGTGCTTAGGGTTTGTGGATGGAGGCGAGAACCCTAGAAATCCCATTGTTATTGGAGGGTATCAGCTAGAAGATGTGTTGGTTCAGTTTGACTTCGATACTTCCATGGTGGGATTTAGTCCTTCCCTTTTGACGAGGCACGCCAGTTGCTCTGATTTCAAATCTGGATCTTCTGCTCAACCCATTTCAGTTTAA
- the LOC137833159 gene encoding transcription factor MUTE: MSHIAVERNRRRQMNEHLKVLRSLTPCFYIKRGDQASIIGGVIEFIKELHQVLQALESQKRRKSLSPSPGPSPRTLQPTFHQLDNSSIIGTNSFKELGASCNSSVADVEVKISGSNVILKVISQRIPGQVARIITILESLSFEVLHLNISSMEETVLYQFVVKIELGCQLSLEELAIEVQQSFYSEPISML; this comes from the exons ATGTCTCACATAGCTGTCGAGAGGAACCGAAGAAGACAGATGAATGAACATCTCAAAGTTTTAAGATCGTTGACCCCATGTTTCTATATCAAAAGG GGAGATCAAGCATCTATAATCGGGGGTGTCATAGAATTCATCAAGGAGTTACACCAAGTTCTTCAGGCTTTGGAGTCCCAGAAAAGAAGAAAGAGTTTAAGCCCTAGCCCTGGTCCGAGTCCACGAACACTGCAGCCAACGTTTCATCAACTTGATAACTCCTCCATAATTGGGACCAATTCTTTCAAGGAACTAGGAGCAAGCTGCAACTCTTCTGTTGCAGATGTTGAAGTGAAAATATCGGGTTCAAATGTGATCTTGAAAGTCATTTCCCAAAGAATTCCTGGTCAAGTTGCAAGGATCATAACTATTTTGGAAAGTCTTTCCTTTGAAGTTCTTCATCTGAACATCAGCAGCATGGAGGAGACTGTCCTTTACCAGTTTGTGGTCAAG ATAGAACTGGGATGTCAACTAAGTCTGGAGGAACTAGCAATAGAAGTGCAACAAAGCTTCTACTCAGAGCCTATAAGTATGCTGTGA